One genomic window of Paeniglutamicibacter sp. Y32M11 includes the following:
- a CDS encoding DUF6350 family protein — protein MSEKKKQPPAAAALNAARQRLSTGWPMPLFLQGAFEFMQAALFSAFLVVIPWFAVWFSGGFADRGIESVLKMGGQIWLLIHGVPINLLQVGDGIDPSHGSAVLNFIPLGLTLIPFFLCWRAGRRIARASYTDQLWQGILGALGVYLLCGLFTGFLVNNEEANVSLLAATLIPLIPAGAGVITGARREAGSWVRLIGFDAAAWIAKTSQHSRWAGSYVWAALCGGALAYLLTFALASGLLAINLAVHWVDVSNVYQQLRPGPIGSAVLTLGQLGVMPNLALWTLAWITGGGFTLGVGSTLSTLQTTVGPLPAVPVLAALPAGDLSYAWAFMLLPVFAGFMAGWYFLRVGENHLDDWISKRIGYRWLSLGLSTVALGLFVGIIAGLLSVVGSWLAGGSLGIGRFTEVGPDVLLTAVLLAAEVALGTAIGYLVSPLLEHDPVLDR, from the coding sequence ATGAGTGAGAAGAAAAAGCAGCCGCCCGCCGCAGCTGCGCTAAATGCTGCCCGCCAACGGTTGAGTACCGGATGGCCCATGCCGCTATTCCTGCAGGGAGCCTTCGAGTTCATGCAGGCGGCCCTATTCTCCGCGTTCCTCGTGGTCATTCCGTGGTTCGCCGTCTGGTTCAGCGGCGGCTTCGCCGACCGGGGCATCGAATCGGTCCTCAAAATGGGCGGCCAGATCTGGCTACTGATCCACGGCGTGCCCATCAACTTGCTGCAGGTCGGGGACGGCATTGACCCATCACACGGTTCGGCGGTGCTGAACTTCATCCCGCTGGGACTGACCCTGATCCCGTTTTTCCTCTGCTGGCGTGCCGGACGACGCATCGCCCGAGCCTCCTATACCGACCAATTATGGCAGGGCATCCTTGGCGCCCTGGGCGTCTACCTGCTCTGTGGGCTATTCACCGGTTTCCTGGTGAACAACGAGGAAGCCAACGTCTCGCTGCTGGCCGCAACATTGATTCCCCTGATCCCGGCCGGAGCCGGAGTCATCACCGGGGCCCGCCGCGAGGCCGGGTCCTGGGTACGGCTCATCGGCTTTGATGCGGCAGCCTGGATCGCCAAGACCTCCCAGCACTCGCGCTGGGCGGGGTCCTATGTCTGGGCCGCATTGTGCGGGGGCGCCCTGGCCTACCTACTCACCTTTGCGCTCGCCTCCGGATTGCTAGCGATCAACTTGGCCGTGCATTGGGTGGATGTCTCCAACGTTTACCAGCAGCTGCGCCCCGGTCCGATCGGTTCGGCCGTGCTGACCCTGGGCCAGCTCGGCGTGATGCCGAACCTGGCGCTGTGGACCCTGGCCTGGATCACCGGCGGTGGCTTCACCCTGGGAGTGGGCAGTACGCTCTCCACCCTGCAAACCACCGTGGGCCCGCTGCCCGCGGTTCCGGTGCTCGCGGCGCTGCCCGCCGGGGATTTGAGCTACGCCTGGGCCTTTATGCTGCTGCCGGTGTTTGCCGGGTTCATGGCCGGCTGGTATTTCCTGCGGGTGGGGGAGAACCACCTTGATGACTGGATCTCCAAGCGGATCGGCTACCGATGGCTGTCCCTGGGACTGTCCACGGTGGCCCTTGGCCTGTTTGTGGGCATCATCGCCGGGCTGCTTTCGGTGGTGGGATCCTGGCTGGCCGGCGGTTCGCTGGGCATCGGGCGCTTCACCGAGGTGGGTCCCGACGTGCTGCTCACCGCCGTGCTCCTGGCCGCGGAGGTCGCGCTGGGCACGGCCATCGGTTACCTGGTGTCCCCGTTACTTGAGCACGATCCGGTGCTTGACCGCTAG